The Lathyrus oleraceus cultivar Zhongwan6 chromosome 5, CAAS_Psat_ZW6_1.0, whole genome shotgun sequence genome includes the window tttctttgctggcacaccacttgacacaacctcctttttgagcggaccactgtcagagagtttctttgctaccgggccagagggatttgttacatcggatgatgaagcctttccctgaactttctccttgattatccagctctcaatcctttccaatctctcagacatggctttctgccccaaggcaagcccttgcacaatactgaacaatcccctcatcatctctttcagttcaaggatgtcggcgttgggaagatccatcagcttggatttgttgagtctgactgtatgtctgaacggaagagctatgcgtaccggttgacacctacaaaacagcaaatgggttagtatgactcacgcatgcaatgtctatccgtaccaggaatattcctttgattttggtttcacagagacagataatttttcatcaataacattctgacatctggatatctctcaaccagaatcttaatcaaaagtggaccctgagtacggatagacacgagttgaatgcagatgaatgcgatgcaaatgcatgaatgcaagcCATTGCaccaccaagtcatctgaagacctattctctgaactagtcacagtcatcgggactaagtcaccataaatccgacttggggagttccgaaataaacgaaactggagatcacatcactatcatcacaggaacatccactgaacggatgacagtcagatcctttgaacaggtactttcaaattcaacccggggatccgaaataaacggaacccattgataaaccacggacagaactccggcgtcccagaaataaatgtccataaatttggctgaaccaaagtcaccatcacagcaccactggcagaaaccgtatctgtagagatcaaaccctcccctcactggtaggttctaagaacagaagtttgtcagcttcagcccttcagtcgagaataatacgtttaccactgaaggtttggcattattacgggataaaagacctccgctgactcccctcaacaggatatcctaaagcaagttcccagtctcggggtcctcggattgagcagcgagaatgcgcccaccagagctaacataatcacgtctcggaggagaggcctcgactgagttctcggaaaatggtcaccagagtcgacaatttctagaggaacatcatgtcgttacggaacatccgtaggacataatatatccaagagaaacctcgtctgggtgtggttcttcacgaacgacttaacgtagcaacatgccacgcaagcctcatgaacatccactctaaaatctgtgtgtacactcaagcctgggtaatgggcttacctctcatagaacaccccacCCCAATAAACAGATAAACAGCAGcagatacagcaaacatatgtacatgaatgcaataaggtaaagcaggtaaatgctgaaaataaataactgtacaaaagaataaacacccaacaaacaagaaacctacaaaagctaggagggactcgcttagggaaaccggatccccagcagagtcgccagctgtcgcaacccgaaaaatacggtctgcgaaaaaacaaccggcgagaaagaaaaatgacagaagagtcgccaccgtgcgttatttatcccaaaggagggaaaggaaacgctcgaagtaaacctggagaaatGAAAAGgaaagacaaggtctcgcaaccaaatcttgggttcgggagtcgattatgcgaagggaaggtattagcacccctacgcatccgtagtactctacgggatccactcttgttgtttcttgtctaaagggtgtgtgtttatctaatgtactatttactaaaagaaagggtcaaagaaaatgactcgcacggatgtcgcatccactgcatacgtatctcatctggaatgagaatcagagtcttcgtagctcgggtacctatgggttaaagagatgtgtgctcgctaagacatcgcgtcttatgcctacatatctcgtcgggaatgagaatcagagcataatgtagttcggctaactacgggaacaaagggtctcgattgcaaccagggcaagagaaagggaaagtctcgatcgcaacaagggcgagagaaaggatcgcaacaagggcgaaagcaaacaaggattagttgttagtcgttagtcaaactcggcaagacatcgcgtcttgtgcctacgtatctcatctgaacatgagaatcagagttgccgtagttcggctacacagggacgccaaacaaaacaaaacacaaaaacaggcaaacatggagcccgaatgccaatcattggacttacatcagcatccgaaccagaacacacacaaaaggggcaaacgtggagcccgactgccaatcactggacttacatcagcatccgaaccaaacacacacaaaggggcaaacgtggagcccgactgccaatcactggacttacatcagcatccgaacccaacaaacacaaagggggcaaacgtggagcccgactgccaatcactggacttacatcagcatccgaacccaacaaacacaaagggggcaaacgtggagcccgaatgccaatcactggacttacatcagcatccgaacccaacaaaaccacactggaacccgaatgccacttgatggacttacatcagcttccaagcacacaacaaccaaacaagttaatagggagtcgggaactcgagcctataactgtcaagcacacacaaaaagaagaaaaaaaagaaaggtgcccggaatggtctcgcacgaccacctgcctacatacctcgtctggaacaaggatcagggcgatgtagttcccctacataggggttgccatctgaacatggacttagaAAGGAGGACACCAattgtgtcaaaggagagtgggcgatgtgttcgcgtcctagcagtaggtgtcgcagctcgctgaatcgagtcttaggcagttacctctttgcaatagaacggactacatgccacaagatcggagacgctcggaaaggtctaaaagaaatggggaagctctgccctaaagttgtcatgcaatgtgtacttaagtgttaggatttacaaatgggaacatctacctaatgttagcatgcaaagaatatgggaattctacctatgttatcatacaaaagaatatgggaatcctacctatgttatcatgcaaagggttctatctaatgggtgctacctaatcggaacaagaatcgacgaatggagcaaggagaagtgttagggataaaggtagatggcgatgcatggagcaatcgacttacaaggttgatggcgatgcataaagcaatcggcttacaaggttgatggcgatgcataaagcaatcgacttacaaaaagggtggatgaatacgtgctggttctgttaggttttgaaaaatgattactcgacgttggatcgaggttttggtcttgttttgaaatggttatcgggtgttcattttatttcttgtattaacagatgaataaagaatgaaagaatattatacatttcatgggagagggatacatttgttatgaatgggggttgtcatggcaatcaaacaatataaatacatgcctcatacaccatacaagtaggccacagttaatcaaacaattaagatataaacaagtatataatcgaatcaaacgatcgaagaatgaaataatgaagcattaaacaatgtatgagtgtaagtgcaagggacatgtctcattgtaagaaagcccaagagtaagctatgtgaggttgatggcgatgcttaaaaagcaatcgacttacaagggtgtaaaaatgggctcgatattaaatcgagaaaagtgtgatttttATAGTTTGAAAAAAGATTTTGAACTAAACTAAAATACAACAACTGTACATTATCaacaaaatgaacatatgagtgtaataaacataaaaagatattaatcaacatactaaaagaataaaaaatgctaaaggaagataaaatcaaataaaaagcaaaaagtTCCACACATGAGTATCAAACCCTCTCCATTTAATACTATGAAACTAGCTTCTTTCCACTAGACCACTCAACAATATTTGCTACTGATATACTATGCTAAATATATGAACCGGGCTAAAAaaagatttaaaataaaaaaacaaaataaacatttttatgggttttttattatctctgttaaaaaacaaaataaactaaataaataaaaagtaaataataataataaaagaaaataaaagcatatactttttttgatttttgtgttaaaaatgaaataaattaaataataaaagaaaaatttaaaaaaaaagaaaagaaaatggaAACACAGAGGTTCGTCTTCCTCCCTCTCTCTCGCATCGCTCCTCTCACTGGAGACATTCATCTCCCTCCACACTCGAAACAGAGACAAACTCAAAGAGAAAACCAATACCCCTAACCTAAACTAAAATGACCAACATTCGTCTCATCCTATCATCTCCTTCACAACGAAACCGAAACGCAACGACAACAACGACTAAGAAAAACGCTGAACCTTTCCTAGAGCAAAATCAAAAGATGCAAACAAAAGGTCACATGTTATGAGGATGTCGAGAGAAATGTGATGATTACCTCCTCAAACGAAGCTCGGCGCGGTTATGATAGTGGTGCGAAGAACTGGTGCGCTCTCTTCAGGTAACTTCCTTCGCCGTCGAATCCGATCCTAGGGTTTCTCTCGCTTCTGCCTTTTTGCAATCTTGTATTGAAAAAGTTATCTTTAGGGTTTTTGATTCAATTCCGCCTCCAGGGTTTTGTTGTGCTCTAGGGTTTTTGTTGTGCTCCTCTTTTCTGCCTCTAGGTTTTTTACTGATTTGCCTCTCCTCTTTAtattctgtgaattagggttACAAATGGGGTCCTTGCTGTTCAAAAGGAGTGTTTCTGCAAAGCAATTTGGATGCTCAGACACAGAATTACCCTATCCATGTTGGATTTAAGAAAAGGTATCCTTCACAAACTTTCTTCTCTGCTTTGACCTTATACCAATTTGGGATGTTTTTGGACTTTGCCCTCTGACTGTTGGTTAATGATTTTGCACTTTGGATTTTGCAATTTGACTGATTAATGTGTTCCCCCCTTATTTTTTTACCGCAGTAAAAGAATGGTGAGCATGGTTTGCTGCAACCTTGTTGAATTGGCCTTGCATTGCCCTGCTGGATCCCTTCGTTCAGTTCATCAGGTGGTAAGTGGCTAAGCATGGTTTTTCTTATGTGAGGCTCATGTTGGTTTTGGCCACTGCAGGATACAGGACCAATGCATTTGCTTCCAAATTCATGCCTCAAGGATAGCCATTACAACGGGATAGCAAGTCCTGTAAATCCAATATGTTGGTAGCTCCATTTGGATCAATATCTCATGGCTTGACTTGTGTTCACGGTAGATTGGTCATTGACACACACATTCATGAATTATGCATTGATGCTTCTGGTTGGTTTTGTTTATGTAGGTTCAATGACTTTGGAGGTGCAAGCTGGCGAGGTGAACTGATATTGTAAGTGCATGGCATGTCAGTTGCAGTAGGTTGGTTGTCGTTGGCGGCTAGCGTGGGTGGTTGAGTGGAATCCGGTTCTACCGAGTTTGCTGCATAATGCTTCGGGTGCAGAGTTCTTGTGATATGCTCCCATTTCACCCATGTTCGGTGCTGGATTTGCTTTTGCAGGATTATGGTATACATTTGGTTCAATTTTGGCCTGTGCATGATGGCATGGTAGGGAGAATGTTGATGTTACTAACTTGTGAACATGTTCAATTAAGTCTCAATGTTGCTGAATTTCCAGGATTTATAGCAGTGTTTGGAGTATGGACCTGTGGCATCTACCGAATTTCGGTCTGAGTAACATGTGCGGTTTTTCTATTGACTAACGGAGGCTTGACTTCGTTTTCAGGCATCACGAGACGATCCTTCAGCGGTGTTAGTCCTCTGTTCACGCTGTTAGATTTGAAATGCGAGGGTATGAATCGAGTGAATGCGCTAGCCAATCCTGTAGGTCAGTGTATGTTGTTGATTGTCAAATGGCCCTAATTGGCATAAGTTCAGTTGAATTATTATGCTTTATAACAAATCTGAACTGGTTTTATTGGTGTAGGCTAGTATGTGCATAGCTTGACAATTCAATGAGTAGAGCTTGTTGATGATGGTATGGATGCAACAATAATCACAGGCAGCTTGAATTTTATCGATGGAACAACCACTTTCAATAGTGCAACTGTTGGTATAGATTCTCCCCCTTGTCTGTATTTACCATTTCAATATTTTTGTGACAACTAATTTGTGAATGTTTAATTTGGTTTTGCAGCTGCTGTTGGAGATGAGTTTATAGCTCAGGACATAGGGTTCCAAAACACGGCAGGCCCAGAAAAGCACCAGGCGGTTGCTCTCCGCGTAGGTGCTGATCAATCTGTCATCAACCGTTGTAAAATTGACGCATTTCAAGACACCCTCTACGCACACTCCAACCGACAATTTTACCGTGACTCCTTCATTACCGGTACTGTTGACTTTATCTTTGGAAACGCAGGTGTTGTGTTCCAGAAGAGCAAACTTGTGGCCCGAAAGCCCATGAGCAAACAAAAGAACAAGGTCACAGTCCAAGGTCGAGAAGACCCAAACCAGAACACTGCAACTTCAATTCAGCAATGTAATGTCATACCAAGCTCGGACCTCAAGCCTGTGCAAGGCTCCATCAAAACATACCTAGGCCGTCCATGGAAGAAATACTCCAGGACTGTTGTGTTGCAGTCCGTCGTGGACAGCCATATTGACCCAGCAGGATGGGCTGAATGGGATGCCGCGAGTAAGGATTTTCTGCAAACATTGTATTACGGAGAGTACTTGGATAGTGGAGCAGGTGCTGGTACCAGCAAGAGAGTGACTTGGCCTGGTTATCATATCATCAAAACTGCTGCAGAGGCTAGCAAGTTTACAGTAACACAGCTCATCCAGGGCAATGTTTGGTTGAAGAAACACAGGGGTAGCCTTCATTGAAGGCCTGTAGAAATCGGCTTCAGCAGGCGTGTACTATTATGTTTCTGTAAAAAAAAGGTATCATTTGAAACTGCAGCTAAGTGTGATTGCATTCTTTCCAAAGCATCCAGCAAAATGATAATTGACTGCACTGTCCTTCTTTCACTTTCTCTTCAGGAATAGTAGTAGCAGCCACACCATTCTTATTAGAACTCATTCCTATTCTACTTGGAACAGGATGCCTTCTTGTACCAGAAGCTGGGAAAGAAAGCTGCTTCTTAGCAGGAGTACTTGGCACTTTGCTTTTAGTCTTTGCAACCTTTGCAGGTGAGCTTACATCTTCTTTCTCCGGAGATATCGCAATGCTATGTCTTCGATTAGTTTCGGAATTCTTGTTGAACACGGACTTTGAATCACCATCACCACCCCAAGAATTAGTGGTTGATgttattgcttttcttttaaCAGGTGCCGGAAGTACGCTCCTTGAAGCTAGAGTTTGATGACTTGGTTTTTGGCCTGTAGGAGAGTTTTTACTATCTTGATTTTGATCTCTTAGAGCATACAATTTGGAGATTTCTCCAACTGACATAGTGTGATTTGCAGCACCTTTTGCTGATCAGAGAGCCTACAATCAGGGTACCTTAGACCCTCCAATGAACTTGCTGGTCGTAGTGGTGAATATAAGGACTTCAGAACATCAGGATGGGAGTTCAATGAATTGTACTGGTGTATGTAACCAATAAAAAGGCTCATAAAACCTCCAGCACATAATGCTTCAACTACCATAATAATCCCCAACATTGCAGAGATTGACAGAAAACCAGTGTAAGGTTTCCAAACAAATAACAAGTAGCAATGCAGCAGTACCATAAGCTGTCATGGCAAAGGGTATCAGTGTTTGGAGACAGAGCAGCAACAAGTTCCCAAGGTAAAATTAGGCCACGGATAATCATGTCTGTGTCTAGAATGAGAACCCAACCAACATTTATTGCATCTTTACTATATTTAAACCAGTGTATGACTCCGGCAGGTTTGTTTATTGCAGGGTACCAATCACCAGTTTTGGGATGTCTACTCACAGAAGGAACCTCAAAAATTGGAGCCAAATGCATTCCTTTATAATTCTTCTTCTTTTCATCGGTACAACTAAGAAGACGAGTAACAGGTCCAGGTTGTTTAACCTTCATATCAAAGTAATTCTGACTTTCAACAGAAAACAGTGTGTGCAATCTCCAAGATACCTTCTTTACCCCTTCTGTAAAATCAATACCcatcatcataaaaaaaaaacataattcAAAAGAGATTCCATCAACTCTGCGTACTTGTTTTTCTCACTGTTCTTTTTCTTAGCAACTGAAGCTGTGTAATTGTTCAAATCAAACCTTTCAACGAAGAATTAGAACTCAAATTCTGGTGGGGGGTAACTGGAGCAACTCCTTGAACAGTAGCATTTGTGGTTTGATTTGTGACCCTAGATGGTTCTATTTTTACAATTTGAGTGTTGTTTGTGGCTGGAATAGTAACTGCATCTTGTGATGAATTTTTGTGCGCACTTGTGTTGTTGGGAAATGAAGATTGAGATTGAGATTGAGAAGTTGCATTGGTAGATCTAGTTGTGGAAGTGTTGTTTTACCACATGTAACAGTACCTTTGGTGTAATTTGGATATGGACATGGGTTTATTTTAGGGTTTTCGGAATTGGGTTGattttggtcaaagttgaccaaaaagtcaactgttgaccaaagtcaacagttggtccaaaagtgtcaatttttttttgtattttcttgtggaatcaaatgtaatggtttagaatggtgtgaaatgaattgaaatggtttgaaaattgatttgaaattgttttcacaattggcttgaatgtttgacttttggaaagaaaataacttgactgataatgtgtatgaacaaaaacatgaaatgagaccataaggttagggttttggcatagtatccatgaaccaataacatgactagtAAGTGGCTTGCCACACAAGAAACctggttgttcagatgacccaaACCATAGAAatatccacaatcacaacaccatggCTTTGGATCAAGACCACAAACCTCATACAAAACCAAAGTAAagttaggccaagcatgccacacaaacataaaaaattcaggagcaaaatcggggtatgacagttgcccctatttaagcgtcttcaactagagaatatgaagcaaGATGTTCTTCACATGATCgtagtgggagatggttaaataataagacccagattttgatcctgaatccctatgaaataATTAATCATGCCTGTCAGAAACGGCAAAGAAGCAATCCCAAAAGAAGAATacgtctggtacggtgaaaatcggcctgagtaccgaaacagaaagttgacctgaataccaaaataaatggcaacacaggaatacccatggcctgaacgccgcccattagtctgaacactaagcatcggaatatgagagtatcaatgttggtctgatcaccggaaatctggtctgaactccacttcgatctggaaatcggaaactggcttgaatgccacttcggtctggataccgggaattggcctggatgccacttcggtctggataccgggaaaactggctTGGAATGCCACAAGctcttcgtcctgactgttgagaacttcttcgatctggaaatcggaaactggcttgaatgccacttcggtctggataccgggaaaactggcctggacgccacttcggtctggataccgggaactggcctggacgccacttcggtctggataccgggaaaactggcctggaatgccacaagttcttcgtcctgactgttgagaacttcttcgatctggaaatcggaaactggcttgaatgccacttcggtctggataccgggaactggcctggacgccacttcggtctggataccgggaactggcctggacgccacttcggtctggataccgggaaaactggcctggaatgccacaagttcttcgtcctgactgttgagaacttcttcgatctggaaatcggaaactggcttgaatgccacttcggtctggataccgggaactggcctggacgccacttcggtctggataccgggaactggcctggacgccacttcggtctggataccgggaaaactggcctggaatgccacaagttcttcgtcctgactgttgagaacttcttcgatctggaaatcggaaactggcttgaatgccacttcggtctggataccgggaactggcctgaacgccacaagttcttcgtcctgattgttgagaacttcttcgatctggaaatcggaaactggcttgaatgccacttcggtctggataccgggaactggcctggacgccacttcggtctggatatcgGGAAAACTTCATGtctatcagcatcggcgaagatagcaaaacagtgatacgtgagccggcacgcatgccaaagacctatgctggggataacaatcgaaagattgaccaaagagtgcatgagatatattatctatagccgtcaaaacgtagataatacactcgcatggaagattatccataaccgggttgcaggttgttaaatgaataatcgaccgatAAGAAAGacatcagggtaccaggactaggcatgcaaaagatgaccaatcaaaagaggataaagttgctaactcggagcaaatacccaaaaggaaagggaagacccactggggacaatactgcttgatcagggcaagtatccaaaggggacaagactatcaataccataaagaggggattacatctaccggttagtaggcagaaaaccacggaaaagtaatcagtcatcgataggatgagcacaaagggttaactccaacaaggggatgaaagtgggattttacaactaccaactagtaggtagaaaaccacaaagataggacttacaactaccagtttgtaggtagaagccaccaattctgctgaggataagatgaatgagtgccggttagtgagcgactattcatttatgccccagggaagcacgggagacagccaacaggaagccaatttaggatcgatccaaaaaggcagactgaaacaggactcatcctaatgaggacagaactcaatagggaaaacccatcccgtcagggagggaacggaaacaaccgtcatccacgaggatataactcagtggggagcgcagaaggaaatggtagacactttctgcttaaggggtagactctacatggagagatcagacacacccactgctgctaagggaatggacccaagcttgcaaaatgatgccaacttcggggagtaacactgctggggatacccactcaactaaggagtcacttaTTGGGAAAACAACAActtctcaaccatgctgatgaacccaattctgaagccgatccaatggcgcgatgctaaactctttccaacaacccaatctcggctggtcaccatggcctagggctaatggacatgtttgcaatgttgatgcatgagttttttttgttttacacaatgccccatgatcatggaaatgctatgcactaatgatgcaatatgctatgcttatctaaatgatgaatgcataaacacacgtctcctccagagacaacacctgggaactccaggaactgtgtTGAGGATTTTATAATcacgtcaacttccaccctgctggggaaagacaaaccttgctgaggatgcactccatcgaacccgaactgcttggagattaccctgctaggggaggcaaacccattcttatctctactggggatgattttctccgaatccgatccgcttggggatctcactgagggaaaaccatcaacacaaaccctactgggaaggcagtaacctttaggctcgctgaggagacaatgatctcaaatctgttagggaggtagccctctcacacccactggggaaatacagcttattggacacggaacacctgtcgagtcgccgagcagcggcatccatcgtccacccacagtgtcggcTTTCCTCTTTTGAGAACACCCAGATTCGCCTAGACTCCTTTGattcatcccacgaagatcgaattcctgggattcatacaaactttccagtccttagactttgaagagtcttcttgattagcTTTCAGGATCGTCGTCGCCACTCTGTCACGGGcttttcaccgttcaactatctCTTGCCCCTGATCAAGCTCTGCAGCAAggatcgttagataaaagcgtgctccaggtatgccccaggtgttccGATATTTCAACGCCTAAGTCACTCAAACTTCCGCATGagatttccagatttcaacctcataagcatgcatcggaagggacctctatgtttcaaaatgcaaatattcttatcaaaataaacggatgttttcgtaatcaaaatggtaatgacacaaaaacaaaatttatttgaccgaacacacgctttattgactggaataaaagatggctcacaaccgagcaacacacaggaagcaaaccctggaaagaggtgattgcacacaaCAGAAAAAACTCTatcctagtggcaatgtgaaaccatgatcttatcgggttccaactcagttacacctcatatgtcctcaagactttccgcactttcggtcttctgaacaagatgct containing:
- the LOC127087121 gene encoding pectinesterase 2.2, with translation MDATIITGSLNFIDGTTTFNSATVAAVGDEFIAQDIGFQNTAGPEKHQAVALRVGADQSVINRCKIDAFQDTLYAHSNRQFYRDSFITGTVDFIFGNAGVVFQKSKLVARKPMSKQKNKVTVQGREDPNQNTATSIQQCNVIPSSDLKPVQGSIKTYLGRPWKKYSRTVVLQSVVDSHIDPAGWAEWDAASKDFLQTLYYGEYLDSGAGAGTSKRVTWPGYHIIKTAAEASKFTVTQLIQGNVWLKKHRGSLH